In one window of Zingiber officinale cultivar Zhangliang chromosome 11A, Zo_v1.1, whole genome shotgun sequence DNA:
- the LOC122031322 gene encoding myosin tail region-interacting protein MTI1-like has translation MRRGARASASRRGASTHARTPRCGVGRSLTRTLESLATDLPEIPTGVEPVVQRQTHDTADVSGSQILTASLEVPAHTVHAVPPAAYSTPSPRGPAVYSAPATSAFSMPPSTVPSTAAPYADPGVPPAASAPVYAAAPGIPFPVYPVVPPVVPAPVVPVSGHGVQLSQTGTQRGGHKAQTSHRQQRTVPSAAAAFGMLGHEYPSARIVPQSSVSGPQYLTQEQYQLQPQPLLQYP, from the exons ATGAGACGAGGTGCACGTGCTTCCGCGTCAAGACGTGGTGCATCTACACATGCTCGTACACCGAGATGTGGTGTTGGACGGTCACTTACGAGGACCCTGGAATCTCTAGCAACGGATTTGCCAGAGATCCCTACTGGAGTTGAGCCTGTCGTCCAGAGGCAAACTCATGATACTGCGGATGTGTCGGGCTCTCAGATTCTGACAGCTTCGTTAGAGGTGCCCGCCCATACAGTACATGCAGTACCTCCTGCGGCATACTCGACACCATCGCCACGTGGACCTGCCGTGTACTCGGCACCAGCGACATCTGCATTTTCGATGCCACCATCTACCGTACCTTCAACTGCAGCCCCCTATGCTGATCCTGGAGTGCCACCAGCGGCATCTGCCCCAgtttatgcagcagcaccgggaATTCCTTTCCCGGTCTATCCagtggtaccacctgtagtaccaGCTCCGGTGGTTCC GGTTTCTGGTCACGGAGTTCAGCTCAGTCAGAcagggactcagcgaggagggcaCAAAGCCCAAACTTctcatcgtcagcagaggacagtcCCCTctgcagcagctgcatttggcatgctcggacaCGAGTATCCCAGTGCTCGTATAGTACCACAGAGCTCTGTTTCGGGACCACAGTATCTGACTCAAGAGCAGTACCAGTTGCAGCCTCAGCCCCTACTTCAGTACCCATAA